The Streptomyces bacillaris sequence CTTCATGCCCGCGACGTCGGAGCCGGTGCCCGGCTCGGTCATCGCGAGGGCCCACATCTCCTCACCGGTCGCGAACTTCGGCAGCCAGCGCTTCTTCTGCTCGTCGGTGGCGAGCATCTTGATGTACGGGAGACCGAGCAGCGTGTGCACGCCGGAGCCGCCGAAGGTGACGCCCGCGCGGGCGGTCTCCTCGTAGATCACGGCCTCGTACTTGTGCGAGTCGATGCCCGCGCCGCCGTACTCCTCGTCGACCTCGATGCCGAAGATGCCCAGCTCGCCCAGCTTGAGGTAGAAGTCGCGCGGCGCCTGGCCGGCGGCGAACCACTCGTCGTAGACCGGCACGACCTCGGCGGCGATGAAGGCGCGGATGGTCTCCCGGAACGCCTCGTGGTCCTCGTTGAATACCGTACGGCGCACGGGGTGCCTCCCTGGTCGGCTGGTGTGTCGGTCGCTCGCGCACGCTCACCGGGCATGGCTAAGCGCTTGCTCATTCTCCATCGAAGTTACCGGTCGGTCACGGAGCTGTCCAGGGTGATGCTGAGCACGCGTTCCGGCTCCCGCCGCGTCTCCGCGAGGGGAGCGGGGCCGGGCCCCCGGCGGCCGGGGCGGTCAGCCCGTCCGCCGCGCCGTCCCCTCGTCCGGAGGGTGCCCGGCCCCGGGCGCCGGTGTGTCCGCATGTACGTCGACGAGCGCGGCCCGGACGACCTCCACCGCCTCCATCAGCCGGGCCCGGGACGCCGGTGTCACCCGCGCCAGCACGGCCGCCAGCCGCTCCTCGCGCCGGGCCCGCAGCCGGTCGAGGTGGGCCCGCCCCTGGGCGGTCAGCCGCAGCTCGACCTCGCGCCGGCTGGCCGGGCTGGAGGACCGGCGTACGAAACCGAGGGCCTCCAGCCGGTCGCAGAGCCGGCTCACCGAGGAGGGGGCGGCGTCCAGCTCCGCCCCGAGCTGCCGCAGATTGATGCCCTCCCGGCGTTCGAGCACGTACATGACCCGGAGCTGCGGCGCGGAGACGGTGACGGGCAAGGCACCCGCCGGAACCCTCGCCCAGTAGACCTCCAGCAGCTCGATGACCCCGCGCATCGCCCTCGCCACGTCGCGGAGCCCGTGATCAGGCCCGGAACGCTCTACGCCCATGCTGGAACACCCTCGGTCGAGCTGAGCCCCGTCGTGCGCCCGTGGGCAGGGTCTTTCCCTAGCGTTGACGCCCCAGCCGATCCGAAACCCATGACTTTTCCGCACCGCTCCGGATGCCGCCGGGGGCGGGACCGGGGCGCGTTGCGCGGGTGCGTCGAATTCCCGCGAAATGGAGGGAAAAACGCACGAGTTCGCGGACATGGTGCGGAAGGCGCGGGGCACGAGGCTGGCAGCCGCCGCTCAGGACAGGGCGCGACGACACGGCATGTGCGATCTGCGATCGAAGGAGTTTTTCATGAGCGAGAACCTGTGGGGCTACCAGCCGGCCGTCGGCCACACCGTCGGCACCGACCTGATCGGTTACAAGGTCGAGGCGACCGACGGCAGCATCGGCAAGGTCGACAAGCACTCCGACGACGTCACGTCCTCGTATCTGGTGGTCGACACCGGCGTATGGATCTTCGGCAAGCACGTCCTGCTCCCGGCGGGCACGGTGAGCCGGATCGACGCCGACGACCGCAAGGTCTACATCGACCTCACGAAGGACCAGATCAAGGACGCCCCGGAGTTCGACAAGGACAAGCACATCGGCGACGCGGACTTCCACCGCACGACGGGGGAGTACTACGGTCGCCACCGCCGCGTCTGACCCGATCCGGCGACGGAGACGGCGCCGGGCGGGGCGGGGCGGAACAGAGCGGGGCGGGGCGGAACGCGGAGGTACGCGTTCCGCCCCGCCCCGCTTCCGGTTCGGGCGCCCGCCCCCGGTTCAGGCGCCCGGCCCCTGCTCCGTGCCCGGCGTACGTTCGTGATCGGCCAGGTCGACGAGGGCGAGGGCGGAGCGGTCCTGCCCGGGGGAGAGGCCCGTGGGGTTCTGGCCGGCCCTCAGGTCGTCCTCGTGGCGCTGCCGCTGCTCCTCCGCGTACGACCTGAGCGCGGCCCGCGCCTCGTCCGGGGAGCAGTCCAGCGCGGCGGCCACCTCGCTCCAGGTGGCCCCCAACTCCAGGGCGGCGTGGACGGTTCCGCCGCGGCGCCGCAGGACGGTACGGCGTACGGACTCGCTCAACGCCAGTTGCGTGAGGGCGTCGGCGGTGGCGCGGCCCGTGGGGCCGGTGGCCGCGGACGGCAGGTGCCGGAGGGTGAGGCGCCGCTCGGCCTCGCGGTACTTCTCCACCTGCCAGTCCAGCGGGGTCGTGGCCGTCACATCGCCGGGCCTGCGGACCGCCTTGCCCTGCCAGTGCCGGTACGCGTCGGTGCCGATGCTCATGACGCGGCCGCCTTCCGGCCCCCGCGCCCCCGGAAGACGATGGCGCCGACGGCGGCGATCGACGCCAGATGCGCACCGGCCCCCGCCAGCAGGAACCGCCAGGGCGACTCCCCGCGCCCGAAGGCGTCGAGCCCCAGCCCGGCCGCGGCCACCGCCGCCACGATCGGGCCCATCCACGGCAGCGCGTACATCGTCAGCGTGCCCGTCGTGGTGCAGCGGAAAGGGGTGGGCGTGGCCGAACCGCAGTCGTCGGTGGCGAAGACGGACGCGTACAGCACGCCCAGGTTCACGAGCAGCCCGAATCCGGCCAGGACGGCCACGGTGCGCAGACAGAGCAGCGGCCACTGCGTCGGCGTTCAGGCGAGAGCGCTCACATACGGCGTACCGGTGTTCATGGAGCCACGGTAGGAGCGGGGCGGGCTGCGGACATGAGTGTGCGTACTCAGTCACGGCAGTTACGGCGACACCACCTGCGGCCGACCGCCAACAGCCTTTTCTCCGGCGGCCGCTGAGGTTTTCGGCCGTCCAGTCTCGGACATGGATTCGACTGTGCCAAGGGTCTCGGACACCTTCACGATTTAAGGTGCCTTTACTTGGACCGTGAGTGCGTGGCAGGAAGGCACAGCATGACCTCGGAGCGTCGAAGAGTCGAAGCGGCGGCCCCGGAACTGTCGGCGGAACTCCGCAGACTGCGTGAACTCAACAGGCTGACTCTCGCCGCGCTGGCGAAGCGCACCAACTACAGCAAGTCGTCCTGGGAGCGGTATCTCAACGGCAAGGTGATCCCGCCCGAGTCCGCCGTGGTGGCCTTCGCACAGACCGTGGGCGTACGCCCCGACGAGCTGCTGATGCTCAGGAACCGGGCCGAGCGGGCGGAACGGGCCGAGCGCGAGCAGACGGGGGACGCACCGGTCAGAGGCCCGGCGGCGGCCGGGTCCGGGGGGCGGGTGACCGCCGGGCCGGACCGCGCGGCGGGCGGTGAAGTCGCCCCGGAGGCAGAGGGGTCGGGCGAGGCGGAGGTCGACGGCCACGCCGCCGGAACGTCCCTCGCGGCCTCGGTCTCCGTGCCCGTCCCCGCGCCGGCCTCCCTCCCGGCCACCGAGCCCGCCGCCGCGTCGGACCTCGCGTCGGCCCCGGCGCCGGAACCCGCGGCCGGGGGAAGCTCCGACGGCGGGGGACCGCCGAGCCCCCGGAAGGCGGTCGCCGGGCCGTGGCGCAAGGGCCTGGTCCTCGCGGGGATCGCGAGCGTGGGGGCGGCCGTCGGCCTGGCGGTGGGGATCCCGCTCGGTACGGACCGGGGGGAGAAGGAGCGGGCCGGAGCCACGGCGGGCGCCCTCGTGAGCGAGGAGCGGACGGCGGGCGGCCCCGGCTGCATCGGGACCGAGTGCCGGGCGAAGGACCCGCAGCGGCTGAACTGCCACATCGGCGTCTGGACGGCGGCCGTCGCCCAACGCGGGGACGCCTACCTGGAGTTGCGCTACAGCCCCGGCTGCCGGTCGGCCTGGGCGCGGCTCACCGAGGCGGGGGTGGGGGACACCGCGCGGGTCATGACCGAGCAGGGCGTGATCCAGGAGCGGTCGATCAGCTACGACGGGGACACGTACTCCATGATGGTCGAGGCGCCCTACCCGGCCGCGGTGAAGGCGTGCGCGGATCTCCGCGACGGGGAGAACTTCTGCACGGGCGTGGGCGGCGGGAAGCCCCTGCGCGAATCCGTCACCGACGAGAGCGAGCGGGGCTGATCCGCCTGCGACGGTGAGGGACCCGGTGGCCGCTGCCCGCAGCGGCCACCGGGTGCCGCCGATGTCTCCTCGGCGGACTCAGCTGACGGAACCTCAGTGAGCCCAGTGGCGGGCTCAGTTGTGGAACGTGACGTCCCAGTGGCTGCTCTCGCGCGCGTAGATGTTGCCCGAGGCGGACTTGTACTGGGTGGCGCCGTCACCCCGGTCGCCGATGCGGGTGAAGGTGCGGGTGATGTAGTTGCTGATGCAGGACTGCGGGCTGAAGTCGACCTTGTAGCCGTTCCAGTGGCTGTACGTGCCGCCGGCGTGGCCCGTCTCCGTACCCCCGGTGACCAGGATCGCGCAGCCGCTGGCGCGCTTGAGGGCGACGGTGCCCTCGGCGGTGGTCCGGCGCATCTGCTCGAAGGAGGTGCAGGTGCTGACGTTGCGGTTCGAGCAGTTGCCGGTCGAGGTCCAGGTGATGCCCGCGCCGCTGAACATCGAGGAGACCTGGGCGTGCGTCAGCTTGGTGGAACCGCCGCCTCCGCCCCCGCCGGAGCCCGAGCCGGAGACCAGCGCCCGCCAGGTGTCGGGGCCGACGATCCCGTCCGCGCTCAGCCCCTTGCTCTGCTGGAACTTCTTGGCGGCGGAGGCCGTACCGGACCCGAAGGCTCCGTCCACGGCCAGGCCGTGACCGTACCGGTTGAGCTGCACCTGCGCCGCCTTCACCGCGCTGCCGTTCGAGCCGGAGGAGACCGTGACGATCAGCTTGGACCAGGTGTCGGGGCCCACGACGCCGTCGGCGGTGAGGCTCTGGGAGCGCTGGAAGCTCTTCACCTTGTCGGCGGTGCCGCTGCCGAAGATCCCGTCGGCCGCGGTGGCGTGGTTCCGGGCGGTGAGGAGGTGCTGGATGGTGGTGACATTGGCGCCGGTGCTGCCGCTGCCCACCACGGGCCAGCTCGCGGCCTGGGCGGCGGGGGCGCTCAGGAGGGTCGCGAGCACCGCTGCCAGGACCGTGGCGAGCAGGGCGGGGAGACGTCTCATGCGGATGTGTCCTTCGTTTCCTTCGGGCGGACTTCCTTGACGCACAACAGTCTTGACCGGCCCGGCGGCCGATCCGCCGGCTCCTGGGAGAACCGGGGACAGCCGGGGACGGGCCGTGCTCCGGGACGTCTCTGACCTGCACGGACCCGGCCGGGGCGGGGCCGGGGCGGGGACGTGCGAGGGACGGGTACGGGACGGGGCCCGGCGGCCGGGAGACGCCGCGAGGGCGTCCCCGTACGGGCGGGACGCCGCGGAGGTGTCCCCGTACGGACAGGGACGTCCCAGCCCGTCCCACGTACCGGAGGGAAACCGCAGCTCACGGCGGCGGCCGTCCCGACTTCTCCCGCATGCGACGGGATTCCTGGCTCTCCCGCGCCAGGGACGGCGACGCTCCTGGCACCGCCCGTCCTCCCGTACCCGCTGATCACGGCGTTCCGGACCACCAGCCCCAGGAAGAGACATGAAGAAGAGCAGGATCCTCGTCCCCGCCGCTGCGGCCATGGCCGCCGTGATCGGATTCGCCGGCCCCGCCCAGGCGGCCACCGCCTCCGTCTCGGGCACGGTGAAGTCGACGACCACGTACTACTCGACGGCCCGCACGATCTCGGTCGGCGGTTCGAACATCTACCTGAAGATCAACGCGCGCTCCGTCGACATGAAGGTCTTCTGGTACAAGTGCAGCGACCGCAGCGTGCGCGGCCAGTCCGTCCACTTCGCGGCCCACGACACCGGCCGCAAGCGGCTCGGCACCAACTTCGCGGCCGGCACCTCCTTCTGCCTGGGCGCCGCGGCCGACATCGGTGAGGGCTCCCGTACCTGGAGCGGCAAGCTCGACTGGAACGTCTCCTCCTGACCCACGGGAGAGCCGCCGGGCCCGCCACGGGGGAGCGGGCCCGGCCGGTGCGCGGGCGCGCCCGCCCGTACCTCCCGTTCCCTCCCCTCTCCCCGCACGTCCAGCAGATCCGTGAGAGCCGAGAGAGCGGTGATCAGAGGACCATGGCGTCCGTCACCATCCAGAAGAGGTCCGTATGGGCCGTGCACATCGACATGCCGTTGGCCACGCGCCTGTGGGAGGGCCGCGACAACGACTGGTACATCCGCACCTACGGCAAGCCGCCGCAGCCCTCCGGCCGGACCTGGGAGCCGTGGCGGGGCGGGGTCTTCGTCCACTACACAGGGAGCCGGACCTCCTTCTCCCCGGCCTCGGAGACGGACTGCCGCAAGAAGGTCGCGAGCATGTTCGCCGACCACTACCCGGACTCCGGCGACATCAAGTACAACTACCTCGTCTGCCCGCACGGCACGGTCTACGAAGGCCGGGGCCACCAGCGGGGCGAGGCTAACGGCGGCGCCACCATCGCCCTGAGCGGCGGGCGTGAACTCGGCCGCAACACCGCCTTCTACTCGATTCAGGGCATGCTCGGCGTCCCCGACAAGCCGACGTCCGCGATGCTCGCGTCGATGAAGAAGCTCATCCACCACCTGCGCTACGAACTCCCGCGCGAGCGGCGGGCCGGAGGGGAACTCCTCCCGCACCGGGCAGGCGGCTGGGACACCGAGTGCCCGGGGGCGAACCTGCTCCCGTACGCGAAGGCCGGCTCGTCCATCGACCCCGAACCGCCCGCCAAGCAGGGCGCGGAGGCCGCCGCCCTGAACATCATCTCCCGGGGCTCCTGGGGAGCGCGGGCCCCGAAGTCGGTCGTCAAGGTGCCCGCGTCGGAGCGCAGGGGCTTCGTGGTCCACTACTCGGCCGGACCGTCCTCGCAGACCGTGCGGCAGATCCAGAACTACCACATGGACTCCAACGGCTGGTCGGACATCGGCTACAACTTCCTGGTGGACACCGCGGGCCGCATCTACGAGGGCCGGGGCTGGAACAACGAGGGCGCCCACACCTCCGGTTACAACCGGTCGCACATCGCCGTCTGCTTCATCGGCCGGGACGGGGACGCCACCAAGGCGGCCAAGGTCTCGATCCGCAGCCTCTACGAGAAGGCGAACACCGTCTTCGGCCGGACGCTCTCCAAGACGTACCACAGCGCCCTGGGCTCCACCTCCTGCCCCGGCAACGACCTCCGCGCCTGGGTGAGTTCGGGGATGCCGGTGGA is a genomic window containing:
- a CDS encoding MarR family winged helix-turn-helix transcriptional regulator; the encoded protein is MGVERSGPDHGLRDVARAMRGVIELLEVYWARVPAGALPVTVSAPQLRVMYVLERREGINLRQLGAELDAAPSSVSRLCDRLEALGFVRRSSSPASRREVELRLTAQGRAHLDRLRARREERLAAVLARVTPASRARLMEAVEVVRAALVDVHADTPAPGAGHPPDEGTARRTG
- a CDS encoding PRC-barrel domain-containing protein; translation: MSENLWGYQPAVGHTVGTDLIGYKVEATDGSIGKVDKHSDDVTSSYLVVDTGVWIFGKHVLLPAGTVSRIDADDRKVYIDLTKDQIKDAPEFDKDKHIGDADFHRTTGEYYGRHRRV
- a CDS encoding helix-turn-helix domain-containing protein; amino-acid sequence: MTSERRRVEAAAPELSAELRRLRELNRLTLAALAKRTNYSKSSWERYLNGKVIPPESAVVAFAQTVGVRPDELLMLRNRAERAERAEREQTGDAPVRGPAAAGSGGRVTAGPDRAAGGEVAPEAEGSGEAEVDGHAAGTSLAASVSVPVPAPASLPATEPAAASDLASAPAPEPAAGGSSDGGGPPSPRKAVAGPWRKGLVLAGIASVGAAVGLAVGIPLGTDRGEKERAGATAGALVSEERTAGGPGCIGTECRAKDPQRLNCHIGVWTAAVAQRGDAYLELRYSPGCRSAWARLTEAGVGDTARVMTEQGVIQERSISYDGDTYSMMVEAPYPAAVKACADLRDGENFCTGVGGGKPLRESVTDESERG
- a CDS encoding peptidoglycan-binding domain-containing protein, yielding MGPDTWSKLIVTVSSGSNGSAVKAAQVQLNRYGHGLAVDGAFGSGTASAAKKFQQSKGLSADGIVGPDTWRALVSGSGSGGGGGGGSTKLTHAQVSSMFSGAGITWTSTGNCSNRNVSTCTSFEQMRRTTAEGTVALKRASGCAILVTGGTETGHAGGTYSHWNGYKVDFSPQSCISNYITRTFTRIGDRGDGATQYKSASGNIYARESSHWDVTFHN
- a CDS encoding peptidoglycan recognition protein family protein; the protein is MASVTIQKRSVWAVHIDMPLATRLWEGRDNDWYIRTYGKPPQPSGRTWEPWRGGVFVHYTGSRTSFSPASETDCRKKVASMFADHYPDSGDIKYNYLVCPHGTVYEGRGHQRGEANGGATIALSGGRELGRNTAFYSIQGMLGVPDKPTSAMLASMKKLIHHLRYELPRERRAGGELLPHRAGGWDTECPGANLLPYAKAGSSIDPEPPAKQGAEAAALNIISRGSWGARAPKSVVKVPASERRGFVVHYSAGPSSQTVRQIQNYHMDSNGWSDIGYNFLVDTAGRIYEGRGWNNEGAHTSGYNRSHIAVCFIGRDGDATKAAKVSIRSLYEKANTVFGRTLSKTYHSALGSTSCPGNDLRAWVSSGMPVDGWSDIGDGDGGGGGGGTGGVRSVASQQKAVNSLGYTPPLDVDGITGPKTVAGVKWLQAKVGVTADGIWGPDTEAAYRAYTSTGGPGKGMSSVRSIASQQKAVNDLGHTPKLDVDGVFGPRTEAGVKWLQTRAGVPADGLWGPATEAAYRDLAKGGATWSDGGLTTVRSVLRQQKAVNSLGHTPKLTEDGLFGPQTETGVKWLQTRVGVTADGLWGPDTETAFTRFSDGPNLTVDGDFGPRTIAFTQRAIGVTADGVWGAESKRALQRHLNTWSNAGLTVDGDTGPNTVKALQRHLMLMTGTKLTIDGAWGTTTTRALQTALNQGRF